TCAATCTGGGACACGAGAATCCCCAAGGACAGCTGTCCGTTGAGTCTCACTGTGATTGCAACCGTCATGTGTGGTAAGTCATGAATACCCACTCACCATCGACTGCATGCCATGAAGTATCTGACACCAAATAGCATGGTCTGCGGCCCTCGACTTTGTGCTGGCTCTGTTCCCCTGGTACGCCCTCTGGGGCCTGAACATGAAGCGCAAGGAAAAGATCACAATCTGTGCATCTCTCAGTCTGGGCATCTTGTAAGTCTGAAGATCTTCCCGCCGTTCCCTGCTAACAGCATCAAGTGCCGGAGTCTGCGGTGTCATCCGGACCAGGACCCTCGACTCATTGTCCCAATCGACCGAATACCTATGTATGCTCAGATAAAACCAATTGTCCCTCGCACAGCTAACAGAGAATAGATGCGACAACCGACTCCGTCATCTGGACCAACTCCGAACTGACCACGACGATCGTCTGCGTCTCCGTCCCTGCCCTCCGTCCTCTCTACCGGTCCATCCGCGGCCTGGCCTCCTCCAAGGACGCCTCGAACTACAACAACCTCGGCGGTTCCTACGGCAAGTCCAGCGCCAACCGAAGCAGACAGCCCAGCTACGGGATGGACACTCTCATCTCAAGCAGAATCCAGGGCGACGACGGTCAGGACTGCGTGGTCACCAGCAACGGCAAGACGGTGGAAatcgacgacggcgacgacatcgacaccAGACGCATCCTACCTAGAAACAGGGACACCGCGCAGAATATCTACCAGGTGAAGGAGGTCATCGTGTCGTACGAGGACCGCAGGAATGGCGAGGGATCTGTTGGCGAGAGCATGCCCCCTCCTCCAGTGAGGGCCAGGCAGCATATTTGATTCCTTTTGTGGacagaagaaagaagaaaagaaaagaaaaaagacaaagacTTCGATTCAATATACTCcgtggtggcggtggccaTCTCTACTTGTACTCTATAGTAATGATACCATTTGATTTCTGAGCCACCTCTTCCTGGCATTTAACCTGAATGGAACTCTACGGGGGGTACGTCCTCGACTTTTATGTTTAGGATCATATATTCCACGCTGTAGAAGGTATGTTCGACCGTTTATGACCAGGCAGCTTGATGTACAAAATCTATTCACCTCGTGATTATTGACATTTAACACGTTAACTAGTCATCATCCACCCTCTCCCAATGTTTGATAAGACATCCTTGTTTCACTGGCCAAGTTTGGTACTTGCGCCTACAATGATCTATTGAATACGTTATGCAGTCTATTATTGCAGTGACATCCAAACAATCAACAGCTTGATCAAACCGTATATTGGGACGGTTCGTGAAACAGTCCAGATCACGAGTTCAGCTTGTACTTGCTGAAGAAGTCGACAATACACTCTGTCGCGTCAAAGACATAGTTCCCCATGGGACACTGGTCTGGATGGTCTTCAAAGTCACTGTTTCCCTCTTTACTGGGCCAGCAGTGGCCGTTATTGCCCTCGCGATAGTGCTGAACAATCCCATCCTTCCCACCACAGTTCCAAACGACGTGCTTCACCACCGGATCCTCAAAGACAGTCTTATTCTCCGCCGGG
This region of Aspergillus puulaauensis MK2 DNA, chromosome 5, nearly complete sequence genomic DNA includes:
- a CDS encoding uncharacterized protein (COG:S;~EggNog:ENOG410QAU9;~TransMembrane:7 (o12-31i43-66o86-110i122-142o162-189i201-220o240-260i)), with the translated sequence MVLREKGPTLVGVLWMETVICLIVLGLRVYTRVRILRNPGWDDLLLVITWFLMVAFAGLCTGSAAYGMGVHAEFLSQHETSRAMLLLLSGQSVVAIAMGISKFAVGVFLLRIVVSKWHKAFLWFWNISIMVLSILLAITVFAQCTPVQSIWDTRIPKDSCPLSLTVIATVMCAWSAALDFVLALFPWYALWGLNMKRKEKITICASLSLGIFAGVCGVIRTRTLDSLSQSTEYLYATTDSVIWTNSELTTTIVCVSVPALRPLYRSIRGLASSKDASNYNNLGGSYGKSSANRSRQPSYGMDTLISSRIQGDDGQDCVVTSNGKTVEIDDGDDIDTRRILPRNRDTAQNIYQVKEVIVSYEDRRNGEGSVGESMPPPPVRARQHI